AATATCAGGTGACATCATTACCACAAACAGCATTCCGCTGACGAACGGCTTGCCGCGAAAGCGATAGCGATAGAGTGCGACTGCCGTCAGCGCGCCGATCAGCGTCGCAAAGCTGGCGGAAAGCACGCCCATTACCAGCGAATGTTTTGCTGCCTCAATTAAACTGTCGTTGTTCATCAGCAGCGCATACCACTGGGTGCTGAAGCCCTGCCAGTTGATACCGAAACGCGAAGCGTTAAAGGAATTGACGATCAAAATGACGATCGGAATATACAGCCAGGCGTAAATGAGGAACATAAAGCCGCTGCGTAAGGTTTTGCCCATTCTTCCAGCTCCACTTTCTTATGCAAACTGTTTATTAGCTTAAAAAATTAGCTATGCAACCCTTTGTTTTATTAATAAAACCGCATCAAAATTATCAACTCAACGGCGTTCGGGCGTCGATCCGCCTTTCGAAGGCGCGCATTCTACATCATTTTATCGAATATAACGATTTTACTGCAGGTTAAGCTTGATGATGGACATAATATCGCCACTGGCTGACAGACGTTGATATCCACAGAACGTTCACTTTTAAAAAAGAAAGGAAGCGCAGGCGTGACAATCTCACCGACATAAAACGCCTGCTTAGCGGACTACAGCGTGAGTATCCGTCCAACCGGTTCCTGATAGCACCAGCGGTTTTTATAATCCACCGTTGGCCTGCCGAAGGAGAAGCGCATCGCTTTACCTTTGTGCTGGCACTCGCTGTCGGCCTGCTGTACGTTCAGCCAGGTGATAATCGTACCCGGCGACAGCGCAGAGAGCGCCGGGTCCAGCCCGATATTAATATAGTCATAGGTAATGTGCCGCTCGCTTTCCGCTTTCATAATGAGCTGGATAGCACACGGATTGCCGTTGAAAAACAGGATGTTGCCAAAAATATGCGGTTTAATTTGTCTCAGAAAATCGCGCTGCTCATCTGATTTTTCGATCTTTCTGTTACGCCGCTTAAAAAACAGTTCGGCGTAAATCATCGATACATCATCTGCGCTAAATTGCTGGATGGGTAAAACTTCGCCGCCCTGTAATAAAAATTTCCGTAATTCTTTTTTCCTGGTCTGTCGGGTTTTGGCAGAAAACTGCGCCACGCTTTTTGCAAGACAGAGCGTTCTCCCGGCGTTAACGCGGTAGGTGGTATTTATGATTTGTTGCCTGTGACAGGCGGAAAGGATTTTACTGTTAAAAGGCAGAAAAAATTTTTCGTCAGCAGCTAGCGGCAGGATGAGTTCATCTCTGGCTATCGGCAGATCGGCAGTGCTGACAATATTGGCGGTGGCATAATCGTTGGCGATAAATTGATTATTCCATACGCAAAGCGCGCCTTTAATCTCTCCCAGCCGGGTGGTTTTTACAAAGTAACGCTGGTTTACCTTTAATTGCTGGCTCTGGATGGCAAGCACCTCAGGGTGCGTGGAAAAATTTCCGCCGTAGCGTAAATAGGCGCGCTGATAATCTGCGGCAGACGCTTCTTCCCACCCTGACAGCCTCGCCATTCTTTTACTCATAACTTCCCCATTGTGTTTATAAGCGTGCTTCCCGGCAGGCGTAAAAATTTTTTATGCGGCAGGAAGCATAATTGAGTAATAAAAGTTAATTTATTTTTATTTTGTAAATAATGAGTGATTAAATTTGTTTTACCGTTGTTTGTTCTTTATTTAAAAGGTTTTATTTTTCCTTTTATATGCGTATTAGCGCTGTATTTCTTTTGGCAGAAATAATAGAGCACATTAATTTTTAAATTAAACAGAACGCGATAATAACGTTTTCTTAAAACTTCCCGATTTATGTTAAAGGGTAATTTTTATATGGGCGAATAATACCTTTTTTCGGTGAAAAAGATAAATAACCTGTTCAGTTTTATCGAGCGCAGGGGAGAAATAACAACAAAGGCTTATCGCTGAAAAAGCAAGGCAATAAAGGGGAAATCAACGCTTCCCCATACTGCAGGCTGTACAGTATGGGGAAGCCTCAGAGGCGATCAGTTATCCAGTTCGGCCACTTTCTTGTTCAGCAGACGAGCCGCGCGCCAGTAGAAGAGCAGCATCAACCCCATTACCAGCGTCAGGACAATGCTGGTGGCAGCACCGAACGGCCAGTCGCGGATATTCAGGAACTGGCTCTTAATCACGTTGCCGATCAGCAGGTTTTTTGCGCCGCCCATTAAATCGGCGACGAAAAACAATCCCATCGCGGGCAGCAGCACCAGCAGGCAGCCTGCGACTATGCCCGGCATCGTCAGCGGCAAAATAATGCGCCAAAAAGTTTGTAGCTTGCTGGCACCGAGATCGCGCGCCGCCTCCAGGCAGGATTTATCCAGCTTTTCCAGACTGGAGTAGAGCGGCATTACCATAAAGGGCAGCAAAATATAGACCAGGCCCAGCACCACCGCTTCTGAGGTATACATAATGCGAAAAGGTTTGTCGATAACGCCCAGCCACAGCAGAAACTCATTCAGCCAGCCGCGCGTGCTGAGGAAGATCTTCAGTCCATAGATACGGATCAGCGAGTTGGTCCAGAAGGGGACGATCAGTAAAAACAGCATCACCGGGCGCATGCGCGGCGGCAGTTTTGTCAGGCACCAGGCAAACGGATAGCCAAGCAGCAGACAGCAGAGCGTAGCGATCAGCGCCATATTGAGCGAATGCAACAGCACCGCACCATACAGCGGATCGAGCAGCCGGGTATAATTGTCAAAGGTCAGCGCCATCCGGACAAAATTAGCGTCATCACGCGTCAGAAAGCTGGTGACGATAATCATCAGGTTTGGCAGGAACACAAACAGCAGCAGCCAGCCGACGATCAGAGTGATGATCGTTTTCTGAAAACGGTTACGCATTATTTTCATCAGGCAGCACCACCTCCCAGCTTTCTACCCAGGTAATCGCCATTTTCTGATCCAGCGAGTGGTCAAAATCCGGGTCGTCCTCGTTAAAGAACTCGCTGACGGTAACCAGCTTGCCGTTTTCCAGCTCGACGGTCGATTCCAGCGTCATACCTTTATAGTTACGTTCACGCACGAAGCCCACCAGACCATCGGCACCTTCGCCGTCGTGGATCTCTTCAACGCGCAGATCTTCCGGGCGCAGCAGCACATGCAGCCGCTGACCCGGCGTCACCGGGAAAGGAACCAGAATATCGCATTCGCGTCCTTCGACCCTGGCGCGTACGCGCTGATTACCCAGCGGCGCGATAACCTCGGCGTCAAAAACGTTGATTTCGCCGATAAAGCGCGCCACAAACAGGTTGGCGGGTTCTTCATAAATTTCACGCGGCGAACCATCCTGCTCGATGCGCCCGTCACGCAGCACCACGATGCGATCGGACATGCTGAGCGCTTCTTCCTGATCGTGCGTGACAAAAACAAAGGTGATCCCCAGCTTGCGTTGCAGCGCCTTCAGTTCGTTCTGCATCTGCTTGCGCAGTTTGTAATCCAGCGCCGAAAGCGATTCATCCAGCAACAGGACTTTAGGACGGTTGACCACCGCACGCGCGATGGCAACACGCTGCTGCTGACCACCGCTGAGCTGATGCGGGCGACGATCGGCAAAGCTGTCGAGCTGTACCATCGCCAGAGCTTCGTTAACGCGGGCGGAAATTTCTGTCGCCGGGGTTTTCTGCATGCGCAGGCCGAAGGCGACATTTTCAAATACCGACATATGGGGAAACAGCGCGTAGCTCTGAAATACCGTATTGACGTGGCGGTGTTCTGCGGGCGTGGCGGTGATGGTTTCGCCATCAAGCACGATCTCGCCGCTGTCGGTCTCTTCCAGGCCAGCAATCAGGCGCAGTATAGTAGTTTTGCCACAGCCGGAGGGGCCAAGCAGGGTAATAAACTCGCCGTGGTGTATGGTCAGGTTAAAGTCGGCAATAATTTCCTTGCCGTCAAAAGCTTTACTGATGCCAGAAAGCGTAACCAGCGCCGTTTGCGCGCGTGTTTGCGTCATTTTAGTCACTCAGCCCGAAGTTATCGGCAGACAGGCTGCCTGTATGTGTGTAAAGCGTGGTCGCTACGGTCGACCCGCCACAAAGTCAGGGGCGCGATGATACCTGAAAACGGCGTTATTTCCATGCTCCCGAACCAATAACCGCCATTTATCGCGAAAAAACGCGATATGTCTTTTTGCACACTACGCTTTAACAGTATGACCTGACGCAATATGTTGATGGAGCAGGCTTCCCATAATAGCTCACGGCCATTGAGAGAGAAGAAAGATGACAACGCTACTGGACCGGTTTTTACACTATGTTTCATTTGATACCCAGTCACGCCCGCATGCAAGGCAAGTTCCCAGCACGGAAGGGCAGTGGCAGCTGGCTCGGGTGCTGTATGACGAGCTGGTTGCGCTGGGCCTTGAGGAGGTGACGCTTAGCGAGCACTGCTGCGTAATGGCAACGCTGCCCGCTAATATCGACCATCAGGTGCCGGTTATCGGCTTTATATCCCATGTGGATACCTCACCTGATTTCAGCGGGAAGCACGTTAACCCGCAGATCGTGGAGAACTACCGTGGCGGGGATATTGCGCTCGGTATTGGTGAAGAGATCCTGTCGCCGGTAATGTTCCCGGTGCTGCATCAGCTTACCGGGCACACGCTTATCACTACCGACGGTAAGACGCTGCTCGGTGCCGATGATAAAGCGGGCATAGCGGAAATCATGACGGCGCTGGCGCGGCTGGCGCAGGGTGATATTCCGCACGGGAAAATCCGCGTGGCCTTTACGCCGGATGAAGAAGTAGGGCGCGGTACGGAACATTTCGACGTTGAGGCGTTTGGTGCCGAGTGGGCCTATACCGTTGACGGCAGCGGCCTGGGCGAGTTTCAGTTCGAGAACTTTAACGCCGCGTCGGTGACGGTGAAGATCGTTGGTAATAATGTGCATCCCGGCACCGCGAAAGGGGTGATGGTGAATGCGCTGGATCTGGCGATGCGTTTCCATGCTGAAGTGCCCGCTACCGAGAAACCGCAGTTTACCAGCGGTTACGAAGGCTTTTATCACCTGAACAGCATTAAAGGCTCCGTAGAACGCGCCGAGCTGAGCTATATCGTGCGCGATTTCGATCGCGACAGTTTTGAAACGCGTAAGCAAAAGCTGATCGATATCGCCCGGCGGGTAGGTAAAGGGCTGAATCCTGACTGCTATATCGACGTCACCATCGAAGACAGCTATTACAACATGCGCGAGATCGTTGAGGCGCATCCGCACAGTATTGAGCTGGCGTTACAGGCGATGCGTGACTGCGGCGTGGAACCGGACGTGAAGCCGATTCGCGGTGGCACCGATGGCGCATGGCTCTCCTTTAAGGGGTTGCCCTGCCCGAATATCTTTACCGGCGGCTATAATTATCACGGCAAGCATGAGTTTGCCTCGTTGAATATTATGGAAAAAACGGTAGAGGTTATCGTCGGTATTGCCAAACTGGCAGCGGAGAAAAAGTAGTTCCCGGGCGGCTGGCTGTGCGCCAGCCGCCACAGAATTATGCGTCGTTGAAGAACCAGTAACCGCTGTTTACCAGTTCTGCCAGCTGTGCAAGGAAGGCGGGATCGTCAAGCGCGTCCGCAAAATCGTTCAGTTCCAGCGTCTGTTTGTCGGCCAGCGCCTCCAGCGCGGCAGGATGGGCTGATTCGAGCTGCTCGCCGTTGATAAATACCGCGTTACCGATTTTCAGCACGCGCAGACCGCCGAGGCGTACCAGCCGATCGCCCTGCTGAAGCGCATCATAAATTTCGTCAGGCTGATAAGGCGGCTCCGGCGGCGCAATATCCAGCTCATGACGCGACTGTGAGATAAACTCACCGAACCACTGGCGGAACTGCTCCGGCTGATCGATCACTTCCAGCATCAGCTGCCGAATGCCGTCGATCTCCTGCGGCAGGATATCGGCCGGACAGGCGCGAGCGGCAATGTCTGGATCGCTGTAGCGGCGGCTGCCCAGCTCGCGCGCCAGCACAAAATCGGCGAAGCCGCTGATCAACTCACGCCCGCTGGGCGCACGGAAGCCGACCGAATAGTTAAGCGCGTTTTCCAGCGAATAGCCTTCGTGCGGAAAACCCGGCGGAATATAAAGAATATCGCCCGGCTCCATCTCTTCATCAATAATGGCGTCAAACGGCTCGACCTGCAGCAGATCGGGATGCGGGCAGTGCTGCTTCAGCGCCACTTTCTCACCGACGCGCCAGCGACGACGACCGGTACCCTGAATAATGAAAACATCATACTGATCGAGATGTGGGCCAACGCCGCCGCCGGGTACAGAAAAGGAGATCATCAGATCGTCAACGCGCCAGTCGGGCAGGACGCGGAACGGACGCATCAGCTTAGCGGCGGATTCGTGCCAGTGATCGACCGCCTGCACCAGCAGCGACCAGTTATGCTCGCCGAGATGATCGTAGCTCTCAAACGGGCCGTGGCTTACCTGCCATTTACCATCCTGCTGGCTGACCAGGCGGCTGTCCACCTCGTTTTCCATTGCCAGCCCCGCCAGTTCATCGGGCGAGATAGGATCGATAAAATTTTTAAAGCCGCGTTTCAGGATTACCGGACGTTTTTGCCAGTAGGTTTGTAAAAAATCATTCCAGTTAAGATCGAGCTGATAATCCATAAGGTTGTCCGGTTCAGGCAATAAGTTGCACCAAGTATAACAGCGGCGATGCGGTTCTACTCAAGGTTATGTTCTACTTCCTGACGCTGGAAAATAACTTTCATGCGGGCGCCGCCGAGCGGGCTGGTACCGGCTTCAATATCGCCCGCATACTGTTCAAGGATATCGCGCGCCACGGCCAGCCCCAGCCCCTGTCCGGGGCGCAGCGTATCAGCGCGCTGGCCGCGCAGGAAGATCAGCTCCCGCTTGCTTTCCGGAATACCCGGCCCGTCATCTTCGACGATCAGTTGCAGGCTGGCATCGGTCTGCTGCGCGCTGATTTCCACAAACTCAAGGCAATATTTACAGGCGTTATCCAGCACGTTGCCCATTACTTCCATAAAGTCGTTCTGATCGCCAACGAAAGTGATCTCCGGCGAGACATCGAGCGTCAGGGAGACGCCCTTGCGTTGGTAAACCTTGTTCAGCGCCGAGCAGAGGCTGTCCAGCAGCGCGGAAACCGAATGCAGTTCCCGTTTCAGCGGGTTGTGATCCGCCTGCATACTGGCGCGATGCAGGTAGTAACCAATCTGCTGCGAAATGCGGCTAATCTGTTCCAGCATAATCGGCTCCGCCTGCTCGACAGAAAAGTTTTTGCCGCCGCGTAGCGATCGCAGCGTACTTTGTAGCACCGCCAGCGGCGTTTTCAGGCTGTGGGTCAGATCGGAAA
The sequence above is a segment of the Mixta intestinalis genome. Coding sequences within it:
- the pepT gene encoding peptidase T, which encodes MTTLLDRFLHYVSFDTQSRPHARQVPSTEGQWQLARVLYDELVALGLEEVTLSEHCCVMATLPANIDHQVPVIGFISHVDTSPDFSGKHVNPQIVENYRGGDIALGIGEEILSPVMFPVLHQLTGHTLITTDGKTLLGADDKAGIAEIMTALARLAQGDIPHGKIRVAFTPDEEVGRGTEHFDVEAFGAEWAYTVDGSGLGEFQFENFNAASVTVKIVGNNVHPGTAKGVMVNALDLAMRFHAEVPATEKPQFTSGYEGFYHLNSIKGSVERAELSYIVRDFDRDSFETRKQKLIDIARRVGKGLNPDCYIDVTIEDSYYNMREIVEAHPHSIELALQAMRDCGVEPDVKPIRGGTDGAWLSFKGLPCPNIFTGGYNYHGKHEFASLNIMEKTVEVIVGIAKLAAEKK
- the potA gene encoding spermidine/putrescine ABC transporter ATP-binding protein PotA, giving the protein MTQTRAQTALVTLSGISKAFDGKEIIADFNLTIHHGEFITLLGPSGCGKTTILRLIAGLEETDSGEIVLDGETITATPAEHRHVNTVFQSYALFPHMSVFENVAFGLRMQKTPATEISARVNEALAMVQLDSFADRRPHQLSGGQQQRVAIARAVVNRPKVLLLDESLSALDYKLRKQMQNELKALQRKLGITFVFVTHDQEEALSMSDRIVVLRDGRIEQDGSPREIYEEPANLFVARFIGEINVFDAEVIAPLGNQRVRARVEGRECDILVPFPVTPGQRLHVLLRPEDLRVEEIHDGEGADGLVGFVRERNYKGMTLESTVELENGKLVTVSEFFNEDDPDFDHSLDQKMAITWVESWEVVLPDENNA
- a CDS encoding GNAT family N-acetyltransferase, whose amino-acid sequence is MSKRMARLSGWEEASAADYQRAYLRYGGNFSTHPEVLAIQSQQLKVNQRYFVKTTRLGEIKGALCVWNNQFIANDYATANIVSTADLPIARDELILPLAADEKFFLPFNSKILSACHRQQIINTTYRVNAGRTLCLAKSVAQFSAKTRQTRKKELRKFLLQGGEVLPIQQFSADDVSMIYAELFFKRRNRKIEKSDEQRDFLRQIKPHIFGNILFFNGNPCAIQLIMKAESERHITYDYINIGLDPALSALSPGTIITWLNVQQADSECQHKGKAMRFSFGRPTVDYKNRWCYQEPVGRILTL
- the potB gene encoding spermidine/putrescine ABC transporter permease PotB, with translation MRNRFQKTIITLIVGWLLLFVFLPNLMIIVTSFLTRDDANFVRMALTFDNYTRLLDPLYGAVLLHSLNMALIATLCCLLLGYPFAWCLTKLPPRMRPVMLFLLIVPFWTNSLIRIYGLKIFLSTRGWLNEFLLWLGVIDKPFRIMYTSEAVVLGLVYILLPFMVMPLYSSLEKLDKSCLEAARDLGASKLQTFWRIILPLTMPGIVAGCLLVLLPAMGLFFVADLMGGAKNLLIGNVIKSQFLNIRDWPFGAATSIVLTLVMGLMLLFYWRAARLLNKKVAELDN
- a CDS encoding cupin domain-containing protein produces the protein MDYQLDLNWNDFLQTYWQKRPVILKRGFKNFIDPISPDELAGLAMENEVDSRLVSQQDGKWQVSHGPFESYDHLGEHNWSLLVQAVDHWHESAAKLMRPFRVLPDWRVDDLMISFSVPGGGVGPHLDQYDVFIIQGTGRRRWRVGEKVALKQHCPHPDLLQVEPFDAIIDEEMEPGDILYIPPGFPHEGYSLENALNYSVGFRAPSGRELISGFADFVLARELGSRRYSDPDIAARACPADILPQEIDGIRQLMLEVIDQPEQFRQWFGEFISQSRHELDIAPPEPPYQPDEIYDALQQGDRLVRLGGLRVLKIGNAVFINGEQLESAHPAALEALADKQTLELNDFADALDDPAFLAQLAELVNSGYWFFNDA